A genomic window from Exiguobacterium acetylicum DSM 20416 includes:
- a CDS encoding endonuclease I family protein has protein sequence MNWKSKVTGALAATLALGSIVFTPVTAKTVDPKQVSAGPQMVTSQSTIDAYYLPAAGKTGAALKASLHDIIDNHTQVSYDTVWTALKETDQDPNNANNVIELYTGKSISKSSNGGNVGQWNREHVWAKSHGDFGTTNGPGTDLHHLRPEDVVVNSARGNLDFDNGGTKYSGCDCYRDSDSWEPPNRVKGDIARMIFYMAVRYEGGGEIDLEASENVNNGSNPLHGKLSTLKAWNKLDPVDSFEKRRNDVIFEKWQKNRNPFIDHPEYVTSIWGN, from the coding sequence ATGAACTGGAAGTCAAAGGTCACAGGTGCGCTTGCTGCAACACTTGCGCTCGGGTCAATCGTCTTTACACCGGTCACAGCAAAAACAGTTGATCCAAAACAAGTTTCAGCTGGTCCGCAGATGGTTACGTCACAATCGACGATCGATGCGTACTATTTACCAGCAGCGGGGAAGACAGGGGCAGCGTTGAAGGCATCGCTGCACGATATCATCGACAACCATACACAAGTGTCATACGACACGGTATGGACAGCACTGAAAGAAACGGATCAAGATCCAAACAATGCGAATAACGTCATCGAGTTATACACGGGGAAATCGATTTCAAAGAGCAGTAACGGTGGGAATGTCGGTCAGTGGAATCGTGAACATGTCTGGGCCAAGTCACACGGTGACTTTGGTACGACGAACGGTCCTGGAACAGACTTGCATCACTTGCGTCCGGAAGATGTCGTCGTCAACAGCGCACGTGGGAATCTAGATTTCGATAATGGCGGTACGAAGTACAGTGGATGTGATTGCTACCGCGATAGCGATTCGTGGGAACCACCAAACCGTGTCAAAGGTGATATCGCGCGGATGATCTTCTACATGGCGGTTCGTTATGAAGGTGGCGGAGAAATCGATCTCGAAGCCTCAGAAAACGTCAATAATGGTTCGAACCCGTTACACGGCAAATTGTCGACGCTGAAAGCATGGAATAAGCTTGACCCAGTCGATAGCTTCGAGAAACGTCGCAACGATGTCATCTTCGAGAAGTGGCAAAAAAACCGGAATCCGTTCATCGATCATCCGGAATACGTAACATCAATTTGGGGAAATTGA
- a CDS encoding AAA family ATPase has protein sequence MKLQQLKDQLNSIYLGKPDVIDLCLTALIAEGHILLEDVPGTGKTMLAKALAQSFESAFSRIQFTADLLPSDVIGSDFFNLKTQEFENKRGPLFANVVLIDEINRAVPRTQSALLEAMEERQVSIGGTTYQMPAPFFVIATQNPIESAGTFPLPDAQLDRFMVAIEVGYPDFENERRLLSEILTNVRRSAVGIASGGDLISWQEEARRVHASQDVLDYLLHIVQATRNHELIEVGVSPRGAIALLRASQSYAFLNQRDFIIPEDIKYLAKHVLSHRLTLTLEGGIKTTKAAVLTHILDDVPVPVEMG, from the coding sequence ATGAAACTACAACAATTAAAAGACCAACTCAATTCGATCTATCTCGGTAAACCGGACGTCATCGATCTCTGTCTGACGGCACTCATCGCTGAAGGACACATCCTCCTTGAAGATGTACCGGGAACAGGGAAAACGATGCTTGCCAAGGCACTCGCTCAGAGCTTTGAGAGTGCCTTCTCGCGGATCCAGTTCACGGCGGACCTTCTCCCGTCAGACGTCATCGGTTCAGACTTCTTCAACTTAAAGACGCAGGAGTTCGAGAATAAACGCGGTCCATTATTCGCGAACGTCGTCTTGATTGATGAGATCAACCGCGCTGTTCCGCGGACACAATCGGCACTGCTCGAAGCGATGGAAGAACGTCAGGTCTCGATCGGTGGAACGACCTATCAGATGCCGGCCCCATTCTTCGTCATTGCGACACAAAACCCGATTGAATCGGCAGGAACGTTCCCACTACCGGACGCCCAACTCGACCGATTCATGGTCGCAATCGAAGTCGGTTATCCGGATTTTGAGAACGAACGCCGGTTATTGTCTGAGATTCTGACGAACGTCCGTCGGTCAGCTGTCGGCATCGCGTCAGGCGGTGACTTGATTTCCTGGCAGGAAGAGGCACGCCGCGTCCATGCATCGCAAGACGTGCTCGATTACTTGCTCCATATCGTCCAAGCGACACGAAACCATGAACTCATTGAAGTCGGCGTCAGTCCGCGTGGAGCGATTGCGTTGCTTCGCGCCTCGCAAAGCTACGCGTTCTTGAATCAACGCGACTTCATCATCCCGGAAGATATCAAATATCTTGCAAAACATGTCCTGTCCCACCGCCTGACACTGACACTTGAAGGTGGAATCAAGACGACGAAAGCGGCTGTCTTGACGCATATTCTGGACGACGTGCCGGTTCCGGTCGAGATGGGGTGA
- the ytzI gene encoding YtzI protein, whose translation MWLYVVSILIIVFVLVASIIVISKGYGYKGNKDDIEIDYDEINRKLRHEKDDDSFNK comes from the coding sequence ATGTGGTTATATGTCGTCTCCATTCTCATCATCGTATTCGTCTTGGTCGCCTCGATTATCGTCATTTCCAAAGGATATGGCTACAAGGGGAACAAAGATGATATCGAAATCGATTATGATGAAATCAACCGAAAACTTCGTCACGAAAAAGATGATGATTCATTCAACAAATGA
- a CDS encoding ABC transporter permease subunit, which yields MFFIARKSIQLIVAFFVLIAISALPALVAQMKFNPASYWEGLKQQFAQLTKLDEITYFNVTAQKEFLLLPTISPFIKETLIIFTTAMLVSAVCAIFYAYLFYRSGRKTRMMLKQTTRTLEMVPDLFWIILSQFLVLYLFKTTGYDKIEIAGSYAEYIRFLPILTLTLTTLFFFIKWLTTQVLEQEAAPFLELARAKGIRPATLFWKHLIPTMIYRFYLFFRANIITVLSSLVIIEYTFEVQGMFRFVFYNGQMPILMVILFLIYLPIFIIDLLAEWLIPNAWKGGI from the coding sequence ATGTTTTTTATCGCCCGAAAATCAATTCAGCTCATCGTGGCTTTTTTTGTCTTGATTGCGATCAGCGCCCTTCCGGCGCTCGTTGCGCAAATGAAATTCAACCCAGCAAGCTACTGGGAAGGTCTGAAGCAACAATTTGCTCAATTAACGAAACTTGATGAGATTACCTATTTTAACGTAACCGCTCAAAAGGAGTTCTTATTGCTTCCTACCATCAGTCCCTTTATTAAAGAGACGTTAATCATCTTTACGACAGCTATGCTGGTCTCCGCTGTGTGTGCGATTTTTTATGCTTATTTGTTTTATCGGAGTGGCCGCAAAACACGCATGATGCTGAAACAGACGACACGGACGCTTGAGATGGTTCCGGATCTGTTCTGGATCATTCTTTCACAATTCCTTGTCCTTTATCTGTTTAAAACGACCGGGTATGACAAAATCGAAATTGCGGGATCCTATGCTGAGTACATTCGTTTTTTACCGATTCTTACCCTAACGTTGACAACACTATTCTTCTTCATCAAATGGTTGACGACGCAAGTACTCGAACAGGAAGCTGCTCCTTTCCTTGAACTTGCACGGGCTAAAGGGATTCGTCCTGCCACTCTTTTCTGGAAACACTTGATTCCGACAATGATCTATCGGTTTTATCTGTTTTTCCGAGCGAATATCATTACGGTCTTATCGAGTCTCGTAATCATTGAATACACATTCGAAGTCCAAGGTATGTTCCGGTTCGTCTTTTATAATGGACAAATGCCGATTTTGATGGTCATCTTGTTCTTAATCTATCTGCCGATCTTTATCATTGATTTACTGGCAGAATGGCTAATTCCGAACGCCTGGAAAGGGGGCATTTGA
- a CDS encoding magnesium transporter CorA family protein, protein MLTIYRSDVTGAVNEIQEFTKGSWIHLVNPTKDEADQVIAATKIPEDFIYDPLDVEEKPRFEKDEEGLLMIVDVPYIEEESSGRRYNTIPLGIIVTSRHFITVCSQQLDVLTLFSSGKLRGFRTNYRSRFVFQILYKVSSSYLRFLRQIDRRMDELEEELQRSMRNQEIFQLMNLQKSLVYFMTSLKSNDGVLDRIIKTPSLEKHEDDEDLLEDVFVEHRQAMEMAQIYKDIISSTMDTFGSVISNNVNFVMKFLASITIVISIPTMISGMFGMNVHVPWEGEVIGFWIVFGMMIFFSGLAAFILWRRRFF, encoded by the coding sequence ATGTTGACGATTTATCGAAGCGATGTCACCGGGGCAGTCAACGAGATACAGGAGTTCACGAAAGGTTCCTGGATCCATCTTGTCAATCCGACAAAGGACGAAGCCGACCAAGTCATCGCTGCTACGAAAATTCCAGAGGATTTCATTTATGACCCTTTGGACGTGGAAGAAAAACCACGTTTTGAAAAAGATGAAGAAGGTCTTCTGATGATCGTCGACGTTCCCTACATCGAAGAAGAATCATCAGGACGCCGTTATAATACGATCCCGCTCGGTATCATCGTGACATCCCGTCATTTTATCACCGTTTGTTCGCAACAGCTCGACGTGTTGACGTTGTTCTCGAGTGGTAAGTTACGTGGATTCCGAACGAATTATCGATCGCGTTTCGTATTCCAGATTCTCTACAAAGTCAGTTCTTCGTATTTACGTTTCTTGCGTCAAATCGATCGTCGCATGGACGAACTTGAGGAAGAACTACAACGTTCGATGCGAAATCAAGAAATCTTTCAATTAATGAACCTTCAGAAGTCATTAGTTTATTTCATGACGTCCTTGAAATCGAACGACGGTGTCCTCGACCGGATTATCAAGACACCAAGTCTTGAGAAACACGAAGACGATGAGGACTTACTCGAAGACGTCTTCGTCGAACACCGTCAAGCAATGGAAATGGCACAAATCTATAAAGATATCATCAGTTCGACAATGGATACATTCGGTTCCGTCATCTCGAACAATGTCAACTTCGTCATGAAGTTTCTTGCTTCGATTACGATCGTCATCTCGATTCCGACGATGATTTCCGGGATGTTCGGGATGAACGTTCATGTTCCATGGGAAGGAGAAGTCATCGGATTCTGGATCGTCTTCGGAATGATGATTTTCTTCTCCGGTCTAGCAGCTTTTATCCTATGGCGGAGAAGGTTCTTTTAG
- a CDS encoding NADP-dependent glyceraldehyde-3-phosphate dehydrogenase, which yields MTTATTYTFLLDGQWHESESKETIEISSPYKEDLVGRVQAMTKPEVDRAIASAKTAQAEWAKQPANKRAELLHAWATELEKRADEIGEVIMREVGKGRADGVKEVKRTAEIIRYTAEEGLRFDGQMMQGDSFPGGSAKKIAVIKKAPLGVVLAISPFNYPVNLAAAKLAPALMTGNAVVFKPATQGSISGILMVEALVAAGLPAGLVNIVTGRGSVIGDYLTAHPGINMITFTGGTGTGQHLSRQSAMIPLVLELGGKDPALVLEDANLSLAADHIISGAFSYSGQRCTAIKRVFVLDHQADALIEELKTRIAKLTVGSPEQDSVVVPLIDTKSADFVEGLITDATDKGATLVIGGGRTANLIEPTLLDNVTRDMRVAWEEPFGPVLPIIRVNSVDEMIAYSNESEYGLQASVFTENIDAAFAVADALETGSVQINGRTERGPDHFPFIGVKSSGLGVQGVGRSLASMTRDKLTVLNLK from the coding sequence ATGACTACAGCAACAACCTACACATTTTTACTAGATGGGCAATGGCATGAAAGTGAATCAAAAGAGACGATTGAAATCTCTTCACCATATAAAGAGGATCTTGTCGGTCGTGTTCAAGCGATGACGAAACCAGAAGTCGATCGTGCCATCGCTTCAGCGAAAACGGCACAAGCAGAATGGGCAAAGCAACCGGCAAACAAACGGGCTGAATTGCTTCATGCGTGGGCAACGGAACTCGAGAAACGTGCCGACGAAATCGGTGAAGTCATCATGCGCGAAGTCGGTAAAGGACGTGCGGATGGCGTCAAAGAAGTCAAACGGACAGCTGAAATCATTCGCTACACAGCGGAAGAAGGTCTTCGTTTCGACGGTCAGATGATGCAAGGGGATTCGTTCCCTGGCGGTAGTGCGAAAAAAATCGCAGTCATCAAAAAAGCACCGCTCGGCGTCGTTCTTGCGATCTCACCATTCAACTACCCAGTCAACTTGGCAGCAGCAAAACTTGCACCTGCACTCATGACAGGGAACGCTGTTGTCTTCAAACCAGCAACACAAGGTTCGATCAGCGGTATCTTGATGGTCGAGGCACTCGTCGCAGCAGGTCTTCCAGCTGGACTCGTCAATATCGTCACAGGTCGTGGATCGGTCATCGGTGATTACTTGACAGCTCACCCAGGAATCAACATGATTACATTCACTGGTGGTACAGGAACAGGGCAACATTTGTCTCGTCAATCGGCAATGATTCCACTCGTCCTCGAACTTGGCGGAAAAGACCCAGCACTCGTCCTTGAAGATGCAAACCTGTCACTTGCGGCAGATCACATTATCAGTGGTGCGTTCTCTTACTCAGGTCAACGTTGTACAGCAATCAAACGCGTCTTCGTTCTTGATCACCAAGCGGATGCACTCATTGAAGAACTTAAAACGCGAATCGCGAAATTGACAGTCGGTTCTCCTGAACAAGACAGTGTCGTCGTACCACTCATCGATACGAAATCAGCGGATTTCGTCGAAGGATTGATCACGGATGCAACTGACAAAGGTGCAACGCTCGTCATTGGTGGTGGACGTACGGCAAACTTGATTGAACCAACGCTTCTTGACAATGTGACACGCGACATGCGCGTTGCTTGGGAAGAGCCGTTCGGACCAGTTCTCCCAATCATCCGTGTTAACTCGGTTGACGAGATGATCGCGTACTCGAACGAATCAGAGTATGGTCTTCAAGCAAGTGTCTTCACAGAGAACATCGATGCAGCGTTTGCGGTAGCAGATGCGCTTGAAACTGGTTCTGTTCAAATCAATGGCCGGACGGAACGTGGTCCTGACCACTTCCCATTCATCGGTGTGAAATCATCGGGACTCGGCGTACAAGGTGTCGGACGAAGCCTCGCTTCGATGACGCGTGATAAATTAACAGTTCTTAACTTAAAATAA
- a CDS encoding chemotaxis protein CheV, whose product MYNQHDILLEAGTNELEIVIFHCGPYTFGINVMKVREIIVPLPMTPLPGTPDAVKGLIELRGEVMTVIDLPTVIGVPHDEATEDRLIICEFNGEKSVLRVDSVTEIRRISWEQIDTPNELARGIEGLTNGVVKTGDKMIILLDYEKIALELSRKDIFAREEGRRVQSRDRSDKVIWIAEDSEMLRTLIIETLEEAGYHGLKWFINGKEAFDAFEQGSNCDLLITDIEMPKMDGLHLTKRLREDDRYGELPIIVFSSLISDDLRHKGESVGVNAQITKPEIGRLIETVDSYVL is encoded by the coding sequence ATGTATAATCAGCACGATATTTTATTAGAAGCCGGTACGAATGAACTCGAGATCGTCATCTTCCATTGCGGTCCATATACGTTCGGAATCAACGTCATGAAGGTCCGGGAAATCATCGTTCCGCTCCCAATGACACCACTCCCAGGTACACCGGACGCTGTCAAAGGATTGATTGAACTGCGTGGCGAAGTCATGACAGTCATCGATTTGCCGACGGTCATCGGTGTTCCCCACGACGAAGCAACCGAGGATCGATTGATCATCTGTGAATTTAATGGAGAAAAGAGCGTCCTGCGTGTCGATTCCGTGACGGAAATCCGTCGTATCTCATGGGAGCAGATCGATACACCAAACGAACTCGCTCGTGGCATCGAAGGACTGACGAACGGTGTCGTCAAAACAGGCGACAAGATGATTATCCTGCTCGACTATGAAAAAATCGCACTTGAGCTCTCACGCAAGGATATCTTCGCCCGCGAAGAAGGACGACGCGTGCAGTCCCGTGACCGATCCGACAAAGTCATCTGGATTGCCGAAGACTCGGAAATGCTCCGGACATTGATCATCGAAACACTCGAGGAAGCCGGTTACCACGGACTGAAATGGTTCATCAACGGCAAAGAAGCCTTTGATGCTTTCGAACAAGGAAGTAACTGTGATCTCCTCATCACGGATATCGAGATGCCGAAGATGGATGGACTCCATTTGACAAAACGTCTTCGTGAGGACGATCGCTATGGTGAATTACCAATCATCGTCTTCTCGTCGTTGATTTCCGACGATTTACGTCATAAAGGCGAGTCCGTTGGTGTCAATGCACAAATCACGAAACCGGAAATCGGTCGTCTGATCGAGACAGTGGATTCTTACGTCTTGTAA
- a CDS encoding YdcF family protein → MIKRTFNKRNIKWMVGGGLVACVAFWYSVGIFVNKGERPLADGTSPYVIVLGAGVKGEKPSQILHNRIQAAAAYGKQRSEVRFILSGGQGQDEDISEAEAMRRGMMASGIAEERLILEADSTSTTENLKFSKALLPKDVRRVSIVTSDFHLYRARKEAQQLGLRTDAIPAETPLSGVLRFGMRERVAIVVQFLR, encoded by the coding sequence ATGATCAAACGCACGTTTAACAAACGAAACATCAAATGGATGGTTGGTGGGGGGCTCGTCGCTTGTGTCGCCTTCTGGTACAGTGTCGGTATTTTCGTCAATAAAGGGGAGCGACCACTCGCTGATGGGACGTCACCGTATGTCATTGTCCTCGGTGCGGGTGTCAAAGGAGAAAAACCTTCGCAAATCCTACATAATCGGATTCAGGCAGCTGCTGCATATGGGAAACAACGTTCAGAAGTCCGCTTCATCTTAAGTGGTGGACAAGGTCAGGATGAAGATATTTCAGAAGCAGAAGCGATGCGACGCGGAATGATGGCGTCCGGGATTGCTGAAGAGCGATTGATCCTTGAAGCCGACTCGACATCAACGACAGAAAATCTAAAGTTTTCAAAAGCGTTGTTGCCAAAGGACGTCCGACGCGTCTCAATCGTCACGTCGGATTTCCACTTATACCGTGCTCGTAAAGAAGCACAGCAACTCGGTTTACGGACGGATGCGATTCCGGCTGAAACGCCACTTTCAGGAGTTCTTCGATTCGGGATGCGCGAACGCGTTGCGATCGTTGTTCAATTTCTACGCTAA
- a CDS encoding NAD(P)-dependent oxidoreductase yields MKLIIFGATGQTGQELVKQAIDHGHEVTAFVRSPEKLTLRDERLHVVKGDVLDQEAVTAAVAGQEAVLTALGTESLAYSGFLERSLVRIVTAMKKQGVDRIGYVASAGVDDELPGVQGMLAQRILKNPLKDHRQAVALLQQADLNYTVARPLRLLNGPLTGLYRQADTGVPEDAKQINRADVAHFLLQAIETEDHIKSSVGLAE; encoded by the coding sequence ATGAAATTGATTATTTTTGGAGCGACGGGTCAAACGGGGCAAGAACTGGTCAAGCAAGCGATCGATCACGGGCATGAGGTCACAGCGTTCGTCCGCAGTCCGGAAAAACTGACACTACGTGATGAACGGTTACACGTCGTTAAGGGTGACGTGCTCGATCAAGAAGCGGTGACGGCTGCTGTTGCCGGGCAAGAGGCTGTCCTGACGGCTCTTGGCACAGAGAGTCTTGCATACAGTGGCTTTTTAGAACGGAGTCTCGTCCGGATCGTGACAGCGATGAAAAAACAGGGGGTAGACCGAATTGGTTATGTCGCGTCTGCCGGTGTCGATGATGAATTACCGGGTGTGCAAGGGATGCTCGCTCAGCGGATTCTGAAAAATCCACTGAAGGACCACCGTCAAGCGGTCGCGCTTTTGCAACAAGCAGATTTGAACTATACGGTAGCCCGACCACTCCGTTTACTGAACGGTCCGTTGACGGGGCTTTATCGTCAAGCAGATACAGGTGTTCCGGAAGATGCAAAACAAATCAATCGCGCAGATGTGGCGCATTTCCTCTTACAAGCGATTGAAACGGAAGATCATATCAAATCGAGTGTCGGTCTCGCTGAATGA
- the amyS gene encoding alpha-amylase produces the protein MKQKRWILATVASAAFLAPLAQPIAVGATADNGTMMQYFEWYVPNDGNHWNRLGSDATKLDQLGITSVWIPPAYKGTSQNDVGYGAYDLYDLGEFNQKGTVRTKYGTKAQLKTAIGQLHTAGIDVYGDVVMNHKGGADFTEAVTAVEINPGNRNQEISGDYQIQAWTGFNFAARNNLYSNFKWKWYHFDGTDWDQSRSKSAIYKFRGTGKAWDTDVSTENGNYDYLMYADLDFDHPEVQQEMKNWGKWYVNELGLDGFRLDAVKHIKHGYLADWLANVRQTTGKPLFTVAEYWQNDLGTLQNYLSRTNYQQSVFDAPLHYKFEQASKGGGYYDMRTIFDGTLVKSNPVQAVTLVENHDSQPGQSLESTVQSWFKPLAYAMILTREQGYPSVFYGDYYGTKGTSNREIPALASKIDPLLKARKDFAFGKQNDYLDNQDIIGWTREGVSDRAKSGLATILSDGPGGSKWMYVGLQNKGEVWTDITGNNTASVTINQDGYGQFFVNGGSVSVYRQQ, from the coding sequence GTGAAACAAAAAAGATGGATTTTAGCAACCGTCGCATCTGCTGCTTTTTTAGCGCCACTTGCGCAACCGATTGCAGTCGGCGCAACGGCAGACAACGGAACGATGATGCAGTATTTCGAATGGTATGTGCCAAATGACGGTAACCACTGGAACCGTCTCGGGAGTGACGCAACAAAGCTTGATCAACTCGGAATTACATCGGTCTGGATTCCCCCTGCTTACAAAGGTACCTCGCAAAATGATGTCGGGTACGGTGCCTACGATTTGTACGATTTAGGTGAGTTCAACCAAAAAGGAACGGTCCGTACGAAATACGGCACAAAGGCGCAATTAAAAACGGCAATCGGACAATTGCATACCGCTGGAATCGATGTCTATGGCGATGTCGTCATGAATCATAAAGGTGGCGCCGATTTCACGGAAGCCGTCACGGCAGTCGAAATCAATCCGGGTAACCGTAATCAAGAAATCTCGGGCGATTATCAAATCCAGGCATGGACGGGATTCAATTTTGCAGCACGAAATAACCTATACTCAAACTTCAAATGGAAATGGTACCATTTCGACGGCACGGACTGGGATCAATCGCGTTCAAAAAGCGCCATCTACAAGTTCCGCGGTACCGGTAAAGCGTGGGATACGGATGTCTCAACTGAAAATGGCAACTATGATTACTTGATGTATGCGGATCTCGACTTCGATCATCCAGAAGTCCAGCAAGAAATGAAGAACTGGGGAAAATGGTACGTCAACGAACTTGGTCTTGATGGGTTCCGTCTCGATGCCGTCAAGCATATCAAACACGGTTACTTAGCGGACTGGCTCGCAAACGTTCGTCAGACGACGGGTAAACCATTGTTCACAGTCGCAGAGTATTGGCAGAACGATCTCGGCACGTTGCAAAACTACTTAAGCCGAACGAATTATCAACAATCCGTCTTTGATGCACCGCTTCATTATAAGTTCGAACAGGCAAGTAAAGGCGGCGGGTATTACGACATGCGGACGATCTTTGACGGTACTCTCGTCAAGAGCAATCCAGTCCAAGCCGTCACACTCGTAGAGAACCATGATTCGCAACCTGGACAATCGCTTGAATCAACGGTTCAGTCATGGTTCAAACCGCTTGCTTACGCGATGATTCTGACACGTGAACAAGGTTATCCGTCGGTCTTTTATGGTGACTACTATGGTACAAAGGGTACGTCGAATCGCGAAATTCCAGCACTCGCTTCGAAGATTGATCCGTTACTCAAAGCACGGAAGGACTTCGCGTTCGGGAAACAAAACGATTACCTCGATAACCAAGACATCATCGGTTGGACACGTGAAGGTGTCTCAGACCGAGCGAAATCAGGTCTTGCGACAATCCTTTCGGATGGTCCTGGCGGTAGCAAGTGGATGTATGTCGGGCTTCAGAACAAAGGAGAAGTCTGGACAGACATCACTGGAAACAACACAGCATCGGTCACGATCAACCAAGATGGCTACGGTCAATTCTTCGTCAATGGTGGTTCGGTCTCCGTCTATCGTCAACAATAA
- a CDS encoding Hpt domain-containing protein, which yields MPFFNAKKLEELQSIAGGDHVFLQKIGETYIAQFDRKFPELKDAVAKQDAEQTEKLAHLLKGASYSVAADDLADDFELLEKEAESGSMTGTQEIVDRIEQCMVEFRVVWLDVFTGKNIDALR from the coding sequence ATGCCTTTTTTTAATGCTAAGAAGCTCGAAGAACTTCAATCGATCGCAGGTGGAGACCACGTGTTCCTTCAAAAAATCGGAGAGACGTATATCGCACAGTTCGATCGGAAATTTCCTGAACTAAAAGATGCCGTCGCCAAACAAGATGCTGAGCAAACTGAAAAGCTGGCTCACTTGTTAAAAGGTGCTTCCTATTCCGTTGCTGCTGATGATTTAGCGGATGATTTCGAACTGCTTGAAAAAGAAGCAGAATCTGGTTCGATGACCGGAACACAAGAAATCGTCGATCGGATTGAGCAATGCATGGTGGAATTCCGTGTCGTCTGGCTCGATGTCTTTACTGGGAAAAACATTGACGCTTTACGTTAA
- a CDS encoding DUF58 domain-containing protein produces MQIEHSVPFWLERRLFPLYVTMTFIFLFIPRLSVLGFLFAALATIHFVVGRTEKQLQRDVAIEWKHYESLMFNQEQTSLHLQVFGVEALNQLGLEATLRLHTDGGVIFPEMDPLHPATFHAVIDSEDAVTIPIQTVRRGPAEFDEIILTIRLPWKMGVYLFTFDTYPSFTVLPSLTAQATPLLLQRLRIGDRPDRYSPLKNKLVQLGAKPYTAEPSKEIDWYATAKTGRLQAKVFETSNQDTFTIALNLSAPSGYGLHQQFETFIEQAAFLISELIKEGCKIELFLNRLDGANRMTHLSLQEGQPQLKHVLMTLSTVSTRDSFIATQQFERYVLRRKHMNSQLIQIGNDRILAIG; encoded by the coding sequence ATGCAGATTGAACATTCCGTCCCGTTTTGGCTTGAACGCCGACTTTTTCCACTGTACGTCACGATGACGTTCATCTTCCTCTTCATTCCGCGTCTTTCCGTCCTCGGTTTCCTGTTCGCAGCTTTGGCGACGATTCATTTCGTCGTCGGGCGAACAGAAAAGCAGCTCCAACGGGACGTCGCAATCGAATGGAAACATTATGAATCCCTGATGTTCAATCAAGAACAGACGTCGCTCCACTTACAAGTCTTCGGCGTCGAAGCCTTGAATCAGCTTGGGCTCGAAGCGACACTTCGTTTGCACACAGATGGCGGAGTCATCTTCCCGGAGATGGACCCACTACACCCGGCAACATTTCATGCAGTGATTGACTCTGAAGACGCGGTGACGATTCCGATTCAGACGGTTCGCCGTGGACCGGCCGAGTTCGATGAGATCATCTTGACGATTCGCTTGCCTTGGAAGATGGGCGTCTATCTCTTTACGTTCGATACGTATCCTTCATTTACGGTTTTACCGTCCTTGACAGCGCAAGCGACGCCGCTTCTTTTACAACGTTTACGGATCGGTGATCGACCAGACCGCTACTCACCGCTCAAGAACAAACTCGTTCAACTTGGTGCAAAACCCTATACGGCGGAACCGTCAAAAGAAATCGATTGGTATGCGACGGCGAAGACCGGTCGCCTGCAGGCGAAAGTGTTCGAAACGAGCAATCAGGATACGTTTACGATTGCCTTGAATTTATCAGCCCCGAGCGGTTACGGTCTCCATCAACAATTTGAGACGTTCATTGAACAAGCCGCATTCCTGATCAGTGAATTAATCAAAGAAGGCTGTAAGATCGAACTATTCCTCAATCGACTCGACGGAGCGAACCGAATGACGCATCTCTCATTACAAGAAGGACAACCACAATTAAAACATGTCCTGATGACGCTCTCGACGGTCTCGACGCGTGATTCGTTCATCGCAACGCAACAGTTCGAACGCTACGTACTGCGCCGGAAACATATGAACAGTCAGTTGATCCAAATTGGCAATGACCGGATCCTCGCTATCGGTTGA